The proteins below are encoded in one region of Coturnix japonica isolate 7356 chromosome 10, Coturnix japonica 2.1, whole genome shotgun sequence:
- the HACD3 gene encoding very-long-chain (3R)-3-hydroxyacyl-CoA dehydratase 3, translating into MAGCSLRPHVHWAQRHRELYLRVELSDVKNPDISIADNVLRFRAQGHGAKGDNIYEFQIEFLEPVEPKPVCRVTQRQLNITVQKKESSWWERLTKQEKRPLFLAPDFDRWLDESDAEMELKEKEEEKINKMKIESRVPKDPFKHLKKGYLIMYNLVQFLGFSWIFVNMTVRLFILGKDSFYDTFHTIADMMYFCQTLALMEILNSLIGLVRSPLIPAVIQVFGRNFILFVVLGSLEEMQSKAVVFFLFYFWSIIELFRYPYYMLSCMGIEWKPLTWLRYTSWIPLYPLGGLAEAVCLIQSIPIFSETGKFSLGLPNPLNVTIQFSFLLQMYLIALFLGLFVNFRYLYKQRKQHLGPKKRKMK; encoded by the exons ATGGCGGGGTGCAGCCTACGGCCGCACGTGCATTGGGCGCAGCGGCACCGCGAGCTGTACCTGCGTGTGGAGCTGAGCGACGTGAAG AACCCGGACATCAGCATCGCCGACAACGTGCTGCGGTTCCGAG CTCAGGGTCATGGTGCCAAAGGAGACAACATCTACGAGTTTCAGATTGAATTCCTAGAACCGGTCGAGCCTAAA CCCGTGTGCAGGGTGACTCAAAGGCAGCTCAACATCACTGTGCAGAAAAAGGAGAGTAGCTGGTGGGAGAGACTCACCAAGCAAGAGAAGCGCCCGCTCTTCCTCGCTCCGGACTTTGATCGCTGGTTAGATGAATCAGATGCTGAAATGGAACTGAAGGAGAAG gaagaagaaaagattaacaaaatgaaaatagaatcCAGAGTCCCAAAAGACC CTTTCAAACACCTGAAGAAAGGATACTTAATAATGTATAATCTCGTACAGTTTTTGGGATTCTCGTGGATTTTTGTGAACATGACAGTCCGACTGTTCATCTTAGGAAAAG ATTCTTTCTATGATACATTTCACACTATTGCTGACATGATGTACTTCTGTCAGACCCTGGCGTTAATGGAAATCCTGAACTCACTAATAGGACTAGTCAGATCACCACTGATTCCTGCTGTAATACAG GTATTTGGAAGAAACTTTATATTGTTTGTTGTCCTTGGAAGCTTAGAGGAAATGCAGAGCAAAGCTGTGGtgttcttcttgttttatttctggagcATCATTGAGCTGTTCAG GTATCCCTATTACATGCTTTCATGCATGGGTATAGAATGGAAACCTCTAACTTGGCTCCGTTACACCAGCTGGATCCCTCTCTACCCTTTAGGCGGCTTGGCAGAAG ctgtctGTCTCATTCAGTCCATTCCCATCTTcagtgaaacaggaaaatttaGTCTGGGACTGCCAAATCCACTTAACGTCACAATCCAGTTTTCATTCTTGCTTCAGATGTATCTTATAGCCTTGTTTTTGG GGTTATTTGTAAACTTCCGATATCTCTacaagcaaaggaaacagcacCTTGGaccaaagaagagaaagatgaagtaA
- the INTS14 gene encoding integrator complex subunit 14, whose amino-acid sequence MPTVVVMDVSLSMTRPVSVEGSEEYQRKHLAVHGLTMLFEHMATNYKLEFTALVVFSSLWELMVPFTRDYNTLQEALSNMDDYDKTCLESALLGVCNIVQQEWGAAIPCQVVLVTDGCLGIGRGSLRHSLATHNQRSESNRFPLPFPFPSKLYVMCMANLEELQSTDSLDCLERLIDLNNGEGQIFTIDGPLCLKNVQSMFGKLIDVAYTPFHAVLKCGHLTSDVQVFPRPEPFIIDEEIDPIPKAINTDLEIVGFVDIADISSPPVLSRHLVLPIALNREGDEVGPGITDDTEDENSANQIAGKIPNFCVLLHGSLKVEGMVAVVQLGPEWYGMLYSQADSKKKSNLMMSLFEPGPEPLPWLGKMAQLGPISDAKENPYGDDDNKSPFPLQPKNKRSYAQNVTVWIKPSGLQTDVQKILRNARKLPEKTQTFYKELNRLRKAALAFGFLDLLKGVADMLERECTLLPDTAHPDAAFQLTHAAQQLKVASTGASEYTAYDHNIAPLQTDFPTTSTERM is encoded by the exons ATGCCGACGGTGGTGGTGATGGACGTGTCGCTCTCCATGACACGGCCGGTGTCGGTGGAGGGCTCTGAGGAGTACCAGCGGAAGCACCTGGCAGTACACGGCCTGACCATGTTGTTTGAGCACATGGCCACCAACTACAAGCTGGAATTCACGGCTCTGGTGGTGTTCTCATCGCTCTGGGAGCTGATGGTGCCCTTCACCAGAGATTACAACACACTGCAG GAAGCCCTAAGTAACATGGACGATTATGACAAAACCTGTTTAGAGTCGGCACTACTTGGGGTTTGTAATATTGTCCAGCAGGAATGGGGTGCAGCAATTCCTTGCCAG GTTGTCCTTGTCACTGATGGCTGCCTGGGGATCGGCAGGGGCTCCCTGCGGCACTCATTAGCTACTCACAACCAGCGAAGTGAAAGCAATCGATTTCCActgcctttccctttcccttccaagCTGTATGTCATGTGCATGGCAAACCTCGAAGAG CTTCAGAGCACGGATTCCTTGGACTGCTTGGAACGCCTCATAGACTTAAACAATGGGGAAGGGCAGATTTTTACCATTGATGGCCCCCTTTGCCTGAAGAATGTACAGTCGATGTTTGG AAAGCTAATAGATGTGGCTTATACGCCATTCCATGCTGTTCTCAAGTGTGGCCACTTAACGTCTGATGTGCAAGTATTTCCCAGACCAGAACCCTTCATTATAGATGAGGAAATAGATCCAATTCCTAAAGCAATTAATACAg ATCTAGAAATTGTTGGTTTTGTAGATATAGCTGACATTTCTAGCCCTCCCGTCTTATCCAGACACTTGGTGCTGCCTATTGCACTTAACAGAG aaGGTGATGAGGTGGGACCTGGGATCACAGATGACACCGAAGATGAGAATTCAGCTAATCAAATTGCTGGGAAAATTCCcaacttctgtgttttgttacaTGGGAGCCTGAAAGTGGAAGGCATGGTGGCTGTCGTCCAGTTGGG GCCAGAATGGTATGGGATGCTCTATTCACAAGCTGATAGCAAGAAGAAATCAAACCTCATGATGTCGCTCTTTGAACCTGGTCCAGAGCCCCTTCCATGGCTAGGGAAGATGGCACAGCTTGGACCTATTTCAG atgcaaaagaaaatccttATGGAGATGATGACAATAAGAGTCCTTTCCCCTTGCAGCCCAAGAACAAGCGTAGTTACGCACAGAATGTTACTGTGTGGATTAAACCAAGTGGCCTTCAG accGACGTACAGAAGATCTTGAGAAACGCACGGAAACTCCCTGAAAAAACTCAGACTTTCTATAAA GAACTTAACCGTCTAAGAAAGGCAGCTCTGGCCTTTGGCTTTTTGGACCTCTTGAAAGGTGTGGCTGACATGCTGGAGCGGGAGTGCACCCTGCTGCCTGACACGGCTCATCCTGATGCAGCCTTTCAGCTCACAcatgctgctcagcagctgaaaGTGGCAAGTACTGGGGCATCAGAATACACTGCCTATGATCATAACATTGCTCCACTGCAGACAGACTTTCCCACTACCAGCACTGAAAGAATGTAA